In a genomic window of Streptomyces sp. SJL17-4:
- a CDS encoding MFS transporter, which produces MTAEGTAAEGTAAGPAPRPGAPADGRWVSALSLANLGVWVGWFGPLQLLLARQAEQLTPDHKASTLALVTGVGAAVSMIANPVFGALSDRTTATVGRRIPWVVGGVAGGAAGLLVLAAAQSVATVIAGWCLVQLALNAAFAALTAAVPDQVPPRQRGLVGGWLGVSQVVGILVGTALATVAGGVVGGYLACAVFTVLAAVPYVVMRRDTPLSPAARPAFRWRAFLGGFWIDPRRHPDFGWAWLTRFLMNLSYSISTMYLLYYLTDAVRYEGDADNGVLILTALNALTLLSTVVISGIRSDRTGRRKSYVIRSGLVIAAATLLLAVWQTWTGAIVASLVLGLGFGVYTAVDFALLTDVLPAAEDRGKDLGVINIANALPQVLAPVIAAPVVTHFGGYTALYVLAGALALAGSVLVRRIRSVP; this is translated from the coding sequence ATGACCGCCGAGGGGACGGCGGCGGAGGGAACCGCCGCCGGCCCGGCCCCCCGGCCCGGCGCCCCGGCCGACGGCCGGTGGGTGAGCGCGCTCTCCCTCGCCAACCTCGGGGTCTGGGTCGGCTGGTTCGGCCCGCTCCAACTGCTCCTGGCCCGCCAGGCCGAGCAGCTCACCCCCGACCACAAGGCGTCCACCCTCGCCCTGGTGACGGGAGTCGGAGCGGCGGTGTCGATGATCGCCAACCCCGTCTTCGGCGCGCTCTCCGACCGGACGACGGCGACCGTGGGCCGCCGCATCCCCTGGGTGGTCGGCGGAGTGGCGGGCGGCGCGGCCGGGCTGCTCGTCCTCGCCGCGGCGCAGAGCGTCGCGACCGTGATCGCGGGCTGGTGCCTGGTCCAGCTCGCCCTCAACGCGGCCTTCGCCGCGCTCACCGCGGCCGTCCCCGACCAGGTGCCGCCGCGGCAGCGCGGTCTGGTCGGCGGCTGGCTCGGCGTCTCCCAGGTCGTCGGCATCCTGGTGGGTACGGCGCTGGCCACGGTCGCGGGCGGGGTGGTCGGCGGATATCTGGCCTGCGCGGTCTTCACGGTGCTCGCGGCCGTTCCGTACGTCGTGATGCGGCGCGACACCCCGCTCTCCCCGGCCGCCCGTCCGGCCTTCCGGTGGCGGGCGTTCCTCGGGGGTTTCTGGATCGACCCGCGCCGCCATCCCGACTTCGGGTGGGCCTGGCTCACCCGGTTCCTGATGAACCTGTCGTACTCCATCAGCACGATGTACCTGCTCTACTACCTCACCGACGCCGTGCGTTACGAGGGCGACGCGGACAACGGCGTCCTGATCCTCACGGCGCTCAACGCGCTCACCCTGCTCTCCACCGTGGTGATCAGCGGCATCCGGTCGGACCGCACTGGCCGGCGGAAGTCCTACGTGATCCGGTCCGGCCTCGTCATCGCCGCGGCCACCCTGCTGCTCGCCGTCTGGCAGACCTGGACGGGCGCCATCGTCGCCTCGCTGGTGCTCGGCCTCGGCTTCGGCGTGTACACGGCCGTGGACTTCGCCCTCCTCACGGACGTGCTGCCGGCCGCGGAGGACCGGGGCAAGGACCTGGGTGTCATCAACATCGCCAACGCCCTTCCCCAGGTCCTCGCCCCCGTGATCGCGGCCCCGGTCGTCACCCACTTCGGTGGCTACACGGCCCTGTACGTCCTCGCGGGCGCCCTGGCCCTCGCGGGGTCGGTCCTGGTACGCCGTATCCGCTCCGTCCCCTGA
- a CDS encoding LPXTG cell wall anchor domain-containing protein translates to MKPARITRRWRALRNSLLALACATVITITGQPVGGVAEAAPAPPKLKPGKRCDEMYGVKNVPTGGLPLGDASRAVDRWDTYDYTNPGLQFDGLNPTRAELDAAGTDYKKYDHSDPRRIYARFNAQRRWTSFGDYLSKVYIPNQGYDARGKAFMAKVVREMGLTGPDWICEKEFYFVDPDTGERHVRRLDAYNKRSREIVEVKSNGSPDGREKPADRAWAKHQGWRSYKYTYVFAENQTRDAKNFMKELKDTAGKDALGRDRVRTYDYQSHHKGVPPKGTENGPYRANSTTMSPGNGASTGSRGSGNQVINQSPANPRTLKEQLDRLGRTGERALMNRGLGGIDFTTLDLRYIGKGKGGKGLDYAFSAKSVEDEYAAGWGGQEKGNLISDAFFTWLALDPSTFWVNLNPDEPNRIIDPGFGKTDAGRVLLEADLELKHDIFKAMDPETDAGRDFMNALPKRDGFPCWAGFRYWIEPETAVVREQDGGIHILDTPLKLSTVPQQTTTQPPGGKGCDLTEAETRQSDRVLDRYITPLVAEKVNNGDYYADLRRVYTARVAAEWVRQNAADMPAEYRGIINSNDVSRWPLRAPHQDWTGKQVWDRYYKAFTEGTFTYKWSNGEEVSVYTVGGVDFSKQPKSNMNPVRFRTEQRYKPRTVGYAVDTIADDPNKEGYLMFGGNSAGQSETGTPGPTPTPTGTATPTASPSPTGTGKPTPTPTDPGPTASQSPGATTPPGPKDPDGDLADTGSSTPVGLIVGIAAVAIGAGGALVWWRRRRAHTGS, encoded by the coding sequence GTGAAGCCAGCACGAATAACGCGCCGCTGGCGTGCGCTCAGGAACAGCCTGCTAGCACTCGCCTGTGCCACCGTCATCACGATCACCGGCCAGCCCGTCGGCGGCGTCGCCGAGGCCGCGCCCGCGCCGCCGAAGCTGAAGCCGGGCAAGCGCTGCGACGAGATGTACGGGGTGAAGAACGTGCCCACGGGCGGCCTGCCGCTGGGCGACGCCTCTCGTGCGGTGGACCGTTGGGACACGTACGACTACACCAACCCCGGTCTCCAGTTCGACGGCCTCAACCCCACCCGCGCCGAGCTCGACGCGGCGGGCACCGACTACAAGAAGTACGACCACAGCGACCCGAGGCGCATCTACGCCCGGTTCAACGCGCAGCGGCGGTGGACGTCCTTCGGCGACTACCTGTCGAAGGTCTACATCCCGAACCAGGGCTACGACGCCCGAGGCAAGGCCTTCATGGCCAAGGTCGTGCGCGAGATGGGCCTGACGGGCCCGGACTGGATCTGCGAGAAGGAGTTCTACTTCGTCGACCCGGACACCGGCGAGCGTCATGTCCGCCGCCTGGACGCCTACAACAAGCGGAGCCGGGAGATCGTCGAGGTCAAGTCCAACGGCAGCCCCGACGGCCGCGAGAAGCCCGCGGACCGGGCCTGGGCCAAGCACCAGGGCTGGCGTTCGTACAAGTACACCTATGTCTTCGCCGAGAACCAGACCCGCGACGCCAAGAACTTCATGAAGGAGCTCAAGGACACCGCGGGCAAGGACGCGCTCGGCCGCGACCGGGTCCGTACGTACGACTACCAGTCCCACCACAAGGGCGTGCCGCCCAAGGGCACCGAGAACGGCCCGTACCGTGCGAACAGCACGACGATGTCCCCGGGGAACGGCGCCTCCACCGGGTCCCGCGGCTCCGGCAACCAGGTCATCAACCAGTCCCCGGCGAACCCGAGGACCCTCAAGGAACAGCTCGACCGGCTCGGCAGGACAGGTGAGCGGGCCCTGATGAACCGCGGCCTCGGGGGCATCGACTTCACCACCCTCGACCTGCGCTACATCGGCAAGGGCAAGGGCGGCAAGGGGCTGGACTACGCCTTCTCCGCCAAGTCGGTCGAGGACGAGTACGCGGCCGGGTGGGGCGGCCAGGAGAAGGGCAACCTGATCTCCGACGCGTTCTTCACCTGGCTCGCCCTGGACCCGTCCACGTTCTGGGTGAACCTCAACCCGGACGAGCCGAACCGCATCATCGACCCCGGCTTCGGCAAGACCGACGCCGGACGGGTGCTCCTGGAGGCGGACCTGGAGCTGAAGCACGACATCTTCAAGGCGATGGACCCGGAGACGGACGCGGGCCGCGACTTCATGAACGCCCTGCCCAAACGCGACGGCTTCCCCTGCTGGGCCGGCTTCCGCTACTGGATCGAGCCGGAGACCGCGGTCGTGCGCGAGCAGGACGGCGGCATCCACATCCTCGACACCCCGCTGAAGCTGTCGACGGTGCCGCAGCAGACCACCACGCAGCCGCCCGGCGGGAAGGGCTGCGACCTCACCGAGGCGGAGACGCGGCAGTCCGACCGCGTCCTCGACCGCTACATCACCCCCCTCGTCGCGGAGAAGGTCAACAACGGCGACTACTACGCCGACCTGCGCCGCGTCTACACGGCCAGGGTGGCCGCCGAGTGGGTACGTCAGAACGCCGCCGACATGCCCGCCGAGTACCGCGGGATCATCAACAGCAACGACGTGAGCCGCTGGCCGCTGCGCGCCCCGCACCAGGACTGGACCGGCAAGCAGGTCTGGGACCGGTACTACAAGGCCTTCACCGAGGGCACGTTCACCTACAAGTGGTCGAACGGCGAGGAGGTCTCCGTCTACACCGTGGGCGGGGTCGACTTCTCCAAGCAGCCGAAGAGCAACATGAACCCGGTGCGCTTCCGCACCGAGCAGCGCTACAAGCCCCGCACGGTCGGCTACGCGGTCGACACGATCGCCGACGACCCGAACAAGGAGGGCTATCTGATGTTCGGCGGCAACAGCGCCGGACAGTCGGAGACCGGCACCCCCGGTCCCACCCCCACCCCGACCGGTACGGCGACTCCGACCGCGAGCCCGTCCCCGACGGGCACGGGCAAGCCGACGCCGACCCCGACGGATCCGGGACCGACGGCCAGTCAGTCGCCCGGGGCCACCACCCCGCCCGGTCCCAAGGACCCTGACGGCGACCTCGCCGACACCGGCAGCAGTACCCCCGTCGGTCTGATCGTCGGCATCGCGGCCGTCGCGATCGGCGCGGGCGGCGCGCTCGTCTGGTGGCGCCGCCGCCGGGCGCACACCGGAAGCTGA
- a CDS encoding GH1 family beta-glucosidase: protein MTAPVPEFPAGFLWGVSASAFQIEGSLTADGRGPSSWDAFTGEPGRVKDGSRADVATDHYRRYREDVALMAELGVGAYRFSVSWSRVLPDGHGRVNDKGLDFYDRLVDELCASGIAPVPTLFHWDTPLALEKEGGWLDRDTAERFAAYASVVAERLADRVPRWITINEPAEVTLLGYGLGEHAPGRRMVFDALPVAHHQLLAHGLGVQALRAAGAREIGIAASHSPVWTAGDSDDDRAAAELYDTLTNRLFADPVLTGTYPAGLASLLPGPVAEDLRTIAEPLDWYGINYYNPMLVGAPQATAAPDGSSFGGIEIPSDLPFAIRQIEGRERTDFGWPVVPDGLRELLATMRERYGDRLPPVYITENGCSYGDGPDPATGRIDDTRRIAYHDGHVRALHEAMAEGADVRGYFIWSILDNFEWAEGYRQRFGLVHVDYETLARTPKESFAWYRDLIKSGR, encoded by the coding sequence ATGACAGCGCCCGTACCCGAGTTCCCGGCCGGTTTCCTCTGGGGAGTCTCCGCCTCCGCGTTCCAGATCGAAGGCTCGCTCACGGCCGACGGCCGCGGCCCCTCCAGCTGGGACGCCTTCACCGGAGAACCCGGACGCGTCAAGGACGGCTCGCGCGCCGACGTGGCCACCGACCACTACCGGCGCTACCGCGAGGACGTCGCGCTGATGGCCGAACTCGGCGTCGGCGCCTACCGGTTCTCGGTCTCCTGGTCCCGCGTCCTGCCCGACGGCCACGGCCGCGTCAACGACAAGGGGCTGGACTTCTACGACCGGCTCGTCGACGAGCTGTGCGCCTCGGGGATCGCCCCGGTGCCCACGCTCTTCCACTGGGACACCCCGCTCGCCCTGGAGAAGGAAGGCGGCTGGCTCGACCGGGACACCGCGGAGCGGTTCGCGGCGTACGCCTCGGTGGTCGCGGAGCGGCTCGCCGACCGCGTACCCCGGTGGATCACCATCAACGAACCCGCCGAGGTCACCCTCCTCGGCTACGGCCTCGGCGAGCACGCCCCCGGCAGGCGGATGGTCTTCGACGCCCTGCCCGTGGCCCACCACCAACTCCTGGCCCACGGCCTCGGCGTACAGGCCCTGCGCGCCGCGGGCGCCCGCGAGATCGGCATCGCCGCCTCCCACAGCCCCGTCTGGACCGCCGGCGACAGCGACGACGACCGGGCCGCCGCCGAGCTGTACGACACCCTCACGAACCGCCTCTTCGCCGACCCCGTCCTGACCGGCACCTATCCGGCGGGCCTTGCCTCGCTCCTGCCCGGCCCCGTCGCCGAGGACCTCCGGACGATCGCGGAGCCGCTGGACTGGTACGGCATCAACTACTACAACCCGATGCTCGTCGGCGCCCCGCAGGCGACCGCCGCCCCCGACGGCTCGTCCTTCGGGGGCATCGAGATCCCCTCGGACCTCCCCTTCGCCATCCGGCAGATCGAGGGACGCGAACGCACCGACTTCGGCTGGCCGGTGGTACCGGACGGACTGCGCGAACTGCTCGCCACCATGCGGGAGCGCTACGGCGACCGGCTGCCGCCCGTGTACATCACCGAGAACGGCTGCTCGTACGGTGACGGGCCGGACCCCGCGACCGGGCGGATCGACGACACCCGCCGGATCGCGTACCACGACGGCCACGTGCGCGCCCTGCACGAGGCGATGGCCGAGGGCGCCGACGTCCGCGGCTACTTCATCTGGTCGATCCTCGACAACTTCGAATGGGCGGAGGGGTACCGGCAGCGGTTCGGGCTCGTCCACGTCGACTACGAGACGCTGGCGCGGACGCCCAAGGAGTCGTTCGCCTGGTACCGCGACCTGATCAAGAGCGGCAGATGA